The genomic window TCTTTGAGTAATCATTAATTGACCTCATCATCAAAACTTAATGCCTCGCATATCCACTGCCAGAAATATTTCAAAGCAAGTTGAGGATTTTATTGCGCACTTcaatcgctttcttttttttttttctcgtcggtcccaacaagctgcgccgaAAACTACAGGGAAGAATGGCAGTAAAGAAGTGCGATATGTAAGCACACATTATGAGCTAGAGCATGCTTGAAGAAACACCGTAGCTTTTTCGTGTTGCCATTCCCATGTGCGAGTGTGACTATGCAATGTTAGATTTTGGACAGCAGTGCCAGCATGTGGCAGCACACTGTGGCAAGAAGCACATTCGATTAAAACGCTGCTCTTGATTTATTTTGGCTATAGGCCAATAACATGCTTTCAGTTGTTTTACACCACATACAGGCATCCAAAAATTCGAAGTGAGCACAGTCATCTATATGAAAAAAGTAACTTGCAGCTGCAACATTTGGCTGATATGTTGATAGCAGCATATGTTATTCACAGGTGTGTCTTTACACAAAGCCCAAGCGGTGGCACAGACCTGCTATATTACTTGCCTGTAATCCTCACAAGATTGATAAATCAAAAACCATGTACTAATTAaggctaaagcatttgactgcaaaacacacacgtgcacgcacacacaagaAACTGCCTACCATGAGAAAAGTTCAGTTGTGAAGAGAACAACAATAGAAAGGATCGAGCCTACATTTAGTTGTCCTACCTTGCTAAACTCATATTAGACTGGCTATATATGTCACAAGTTTTAAACAAGTTTGGTACATCAGAAACGTAGCAAACACATCCAACTTTTATGTGCAAACACACTGGCCACATCTTTCaagcacaactttttttctctgtttctgagCAAATACCAATGTGAGATGGGTTCTTGAATAATTTTGATGTAAGCCTCACACACATGAGCACACACACAGAGCCTGGCAGTTTATTGACATGCACCAGTGTAAAATACATGCCATTGTTGCATTTAAAAAGTGTCGCTCATGCCGACATTGTCGCGAGCCGCATCTGCAGTCCGGTCGGAATCGCTGAGCGAGTTTTCCTCGAAGCCGTAAGTGTCGTCGGGATGAGGATTTTCATTGCTGTCACCATGCGCATCACTCAGACTTCACGTGTCGAAGGCCGCTACTCCAAAACATCAATTACCAGCTAAAGACTGAGATGCTCTTGCTGAGTGTAGCTGGTTGGCCGAATGCGCCTCCACCGCTCCTTGTCCAAGGTACTACATATTGCGATCCAGGCTccaaatagcgttttttttttcttctttttgatcgAGGCTGGGGTTGAGTTGAATCCATCTCTCATCGAACTTGAAACAAACTTCAAATAGCGCGCTTGATGGTGTCCACGCAAAGTGAGGCTGCGGCACTGATAATAAGTGAACGGGTAAAGATCGATTACATCGACCAAGGCTTCACATTCACAACCTGCTTGCTGTGCCTTGAATGTTAAGCACGCGGCGCGGATTTCGCAGAAAACTATAACATGTGCCGCGAGATCACGGCGCGAGGTAGTGACTCTTCAGAACTTCTCGCGTGGTGAAGGTGTATTGTACTGTGGGCGCCACGGAAGAAGGTGTTTGTCgccatggtggtcgctgactgccATTATGGTTAGATGATTGTAGTCATAATAATGTGATAGATAAATGGATGAttgaattgatatggctgtaccctttaagttgggcggcggctaacgctacCTAGCCTGACCAACGCGAATATGGCGACACAGCGCATGACCTCTGAAATTGCCGCTGCGCGCCCGTTATTGTGCGTTTGCCATCTTGGAGGCTATGCACAACGTCACCATTTCACAGTAATTGCATTCATTGTTTATATATTATTTGCTGTGAGCTCTAAAAAAACTACCCTCTAAGGTTGTAAAAACATGAAGTAAATCTTttgcaaataaatatttttgttttcaaaaactaaATTGCATTGTGTTGAGGAAGAAGTCGTGGACTCGTGGTTGCATAAACTACTTGGGAGATCCAGAAATGGCACTGCCATCGTCATCAATAGCAAGTTCGTGGCGGTCTTGGTGCGTGTGTAGTGCATGTGAACATTGTTGCGTCTCTTAATTGCTCAGTATCGCGCCTGTACACTCGCAATTCTCCAAGATGTTTGGTTTCGCGATGATAATTAAAAATTAATAGTCCCGGTAAGTGCATGTAAGTACATCAATTCGAAGTATACAGGCAATTTTGATCCTCACAAGTGGTACCGGGTGTTCTGGAAGGATAACACACACTGCGGCCTCTATCACGCTCAAGTGATTAAGCTTTACGGTAAGTCCGCGCCTCTTGTATTCCCTatacgaaaacaaagaagaagaagcagtcGTTCTGAAGTTATTTACTGGTCATATTTTCTTAGGCACCGAGGATGATGCAAGGAATGCAACAGAAAAACGACCATCCATTTCGCAGACCCGATTGCGACTCCTCCGATAGCTGCAGTTCAAAAGAACTGGACAATGAGTCGGCTAAAAAAAGTAAGTTGCAATTGGTCACACTGCAGCTGATATGCTACTTGCAGCGTAATTATTACCGACAGCCAAGTTTGGCTATCGTTGACAATGCGGCTGATGTGCTACTGCGGCGCAATTACAATCAACAGCCAATTTTGCTCTGCACGTGGTGCCGTGTCACACATGAAGCACCAATGCTCTGATATACTCCCCGCCCCCTTAGCGAATATATCAGAGCATCGCTGCTCCACTACTGCGCGGGCGCCGGAACGTCGTATTGAAGGTGTTAGTAAAGTTGCAGTATGCTGAAAAGCgattttattttattctatcgTGGTATGAGCGCAGCTTAGTCACATTTTTTTGTACAATTGActggtttaaaattatttttgcttgtgCGGATATACGCCCTGTTTGTGCTTGCGAACTAGCAGTGAAATTTGTGTTGGGTTGTCTGCAGTAGTAAGAAACACGACGTCAAGCTGCTGTTAGGCAGAAGACAAAGCACGTCAGCAACCGTTTTAAAAAGCAGCAGGGAGGCCTGCTGTTTGCTAatgctgaaaaaaagaacagagaaagagCTTCTGAAAGAAGTGAATATATAAGCTCAGGGCTTAAAATACAAAAGCATTAAAAAGAATAAGCCTACTGGAAAATGCCCTTCACAGGAAAAATTTCCAAAcaggtttatcattttttcataaGCTGTTGTAACGCACTGCTGCTGGGTTGTATGCAGCAGCAAGTTGCTCTATTCTTATAGCGTGCAATTTTGCTGAAAAACAGAATGCAAAGTAAGCTCATGGGTGGCATAGATGCATGCATGTTTTTCTAATCACTTGAAAATGTGCTTTTACAACTTTCACAGTGTGGTGGATATTAAAAAGAATACCacttggtcaaaatttcttgagccctccactacggcattcccTATAATCACACCATGATTTTGAGACGTGGCATGCTATGTTTATCATATATAATATTTGACCATGCACACCTAGGATGGTACCGTGACAATTAAGCGTGCAATATACTTTATTTCTGCACACTCTACTTTTTAATTGCAGCAAAGAACCTTGTCCTTTGCGGGTGTTGCAGCCGCAATCCTCAAAAACAGAAACGACTTGCACCTTTGCCACCACTATGTGCTGCCACGCTGGAACCGCCACAGCGACCACGGACAGCCCTGAAGTAGCCCAGTCAAGTGTGAGGGAGGCTGCACTGCTTATCAATTATGTGCCCACTGACAGAGAGGTATCATAAAACTCTAGTATGCTTTGTCTTGAAGATATATTGCTTTGCTTTAATGAGAAAATGTGCATTGACAAACTAATGTGTGCACATCATCTTTGACTTGTTTTGTAGGTGCATCGGAGCAAAGAAATTGCCGTTTCCAAGAGGTTGTACAATCACCCCATGGGCTTGAAAAGACAGACCCGTTTTGTTCGTGAGGTGGCCGTTACCATTTTTTATACAGCAGGCCAAGTCGGTAGAAGTGTTACTGGCACAGCCTCCAATCCGTCTA from Rhipicephalus microplus isolate Deutch F79 chromosome 7, USDA_Rmic, whole genome shotgun sequence includes these protein-coding regions:
- the LOC142766813 gene encoding uncharacterized protein LOC142766813, encoding MCCHAGTATATTDSPEVAQSSVREAALLINYVPTDREVHRSKEIAVSKRLYNHPMGLKRQTRFVREVAVTIFYTAGQVGRSVTGTASNPSKGKAKSPKKKETYAVFSDFFNHFFEAHRSD